A window of the Erpetoichthys calabaricus chromosome 10, fErpCal1.3, whole genome shotgun sequence genome harbors these coding sequences:
- the LOC114658768 gene encoding histone H1-like: protein MAETAPAAAPALAKAPKKKTSSKPKKTGPSVSDLIVKAVSASKERHGLSLAGLKKALVAGGYDVEKNNARVKLSVKSLVSKGSLVQTTGTGASGSFKINKKQSEPKVKSTKKKATPKKKPAAKKPAAAKKVKKPAAKKPAAAKKTAKKPTAAKKATKSPKKAKPAAKPKKAVKSPKKAKAAKPKVAKAKTVKKAAPKKK from the coding sequence ATGGCAGAAACAGCTCCAGCAGCAGCACCCGCTCTGGCTAAAGCGCCAAAGAAGAAAACGAGCTCGAAGCCTAAAAAGACCGGCCCTAGCGTGTCTGATTTGATCGTCAAGGCTGTGTCGGCTTCAAAAGAGCGCCACGGGCTCTCGTTGGCTGGGCTCAAGAAGGCTCTTGTTGCCGGTGGATACGATGTGGAGAAGAATAACGCCCGCGTAAAACTGTCCGTGAAAAGCCTTGTGAGTAAAGGCTCTCTCGTGCAGACAACAGGTACTGGGGCCTCTGGgtcttttaaaatcaataagaaaCAGTCAGAACCCAAGGTGAAGTCCACCAAGAAAAAGGCGACTCCGAAAAAGAAGCCAGCGGCGAAGAAGCCCGCTGCAGCCAAGAAAGTGAAGAAACCGGCAGCGAAGAAACCCGCGGCAGCCAAGAAAACTGCTAAGAAGCCTACAGCAGCGAAGAAAGCCACTAAGAGCCCCAAGAAAGCGAAGCCGGCTGCAAAGCCCAAAAAGGCGGTTAAGAGCCCGAAGAAGGCCAAAGCAGCAAAGCCCAAGGTGGCCAAAGCGAAGACTGTAAAGAAGGCAGCACCGAAAAAGAAGTGA
- the LOC114658771 gene encoding histone H1-like: protein MAETAPAAPAPAKAPKKKTSSKPKKTGPSVSDLIVKAVSASKERHGLSLAGLKKALVAGGYDVEKNNARVKLSVKSLVSKGFLVQTTGTGASGSFKINKKPSEPKVKSTKKKATPKKKPAAKKPAAAKKVKKPAAKKPAAAKKTAKKPTAAKKATKSPKKAKPAAKPKKAVKSPKKAKAAKPKVAKAKTVKKAAPKKK from the coding sequence ATGGCAGAAACAGCTCCAGCAGCACCCGCTCCGGCTAAAGCGCCAAAGAAGAAAACGAGCTCAAAGCCTAAAAAGACCGGCCCTAGCGTGTCTGATTTGATCGTCAAGGCTGTGTCGGCTTCGAAAGAGCGCCACGGGCTCTCGTTGGCTGGGCTCAAGAAGGCTCTTGTTGCGGGTGGCTACGATGTGGAGAAGAATAACGCCCGCGTAAAACTGTCCGTGAAAAGCCTTGTGAGTAAAGGCTTTCTCGTGCAGACAACAGGTACTGGGGCCTCCGGgtcttttaaaatcaataagaaaCCGTCAGAACCGAAGGTGAAGTCCACCAAGAAAAAGGCGACTCCGAAAAAGAAGCCAGCGGCGAAAAAGCCCGCTGCAGCCAAGAAAGTGAAGAAACCGGCAGCGAAGAAACCCGCGGCAGCCAAGAAAACTGCTAAGAAGCCTACAGCAGCGAAGAAAGCCACTAAGAGCCCCAAGAAAGCGAAGCCGGCTGCAAAGCCCAAAAAGGCGGTTAAGAGCCCGAAGAAGGCCAAAGCAGCAAAGCCCAAGGTGGCCAAAGCCAAGACTGTAAAGAAGGCAGCACCGAAAAAGAAGTGA
- the LOC114658776 gene encoding histone H3-like encodes MARTKQTARKSTGGKAPRKQLATKAARKSAPATGGVKKPHRYRPGTVALREIRRYQKSTELLIRKLPFQRLVREIAQDFKTDLRFQSSAVMALQESSEAYLVGLFEDTNLCAIHAKRVTIMPKDIQLARRIRGERA; translated from the coding sequence ATGGCAAGAACAAAGCAGACAGCTCGTAAATCTACTGGTGGTAAAGCTCCCCGAAAACAGCTCGCCACTAAAGCGGCTCGTAAAAGCGCTCCTGCTACCGGTGGCGTGAAGAAGCCTCACCGTTACAGGCCCGGCACTGTAGCTCTGCGAGAGATCCGTCGCTACCAGAAGTCCACTGAACTGCTTATCCGCAAGCTGCCTTTCCAGAGATTGGTAAGAGAAATCGCCCAGGATTTCAAGACTGATCTACGTTTCCAGAGCTCCGCAGTCATGGCTCTGCAGGAATCCAGCGAGGCTTACTTGGTCGGGCTATTCGAAGACACCAACTTGTGCGCCATCCACGCCAAGAGAGTGACCATAATGCCGAAGGACATCCAGCTTGCTCGCCGCATTCGTGGAGAACGCGCTTAA